One stretch of Priestia megaterium DNA includes these proteins:
- a CDS encoding DUF92 domain-containing protein, translating into MNPFDAVMIIVILLMAGAGYIAKALTVSGACMSFIVGASVYIGFSLQGFLLLLLFFSTSTLCSKYKKEKKRALEEKLEKHDRRDYIQVLANGGVAAACGLLYAATAFPVYMWMFMISISAANADTWASEIGSLSKKPPFYLWTLKRVEAGTSGAVSLLGTAAGAAGAFLIAAACYFAFPSVSLSSILLVGCFGFIGNAIDTLLGASVQVRFRCQSCGIETERKDHCRKPTVKEKGITFFNNDVVNLAAILLAAFTGGILILLLPI; encoded by the coding sequence GTGAATCCGTTTGATGCTGTCATGATAATTGTAATATTACTCATGGCAGGAGCAGGCTACATAGCAAAAGCACTGACAGTATCGGGAGCCTGCATGTCTTTCATCGTAGGAGCGAGCGTTTATATTGGTTTTTCGCTTCAAGGTTTTTTACTCTTACTCTTATTTTTTAGCACTTCTACGTTGTGTAGTAAGTACAAAAAAGAAAAAAAACGCGCATTAGAAGAAAAGCTAGAGAAGCACGACAGGCGAGATTATATTCAAGTCCTTGCTAATGGGGGGGTAGCTGCTGCTTGCGGTTTGTTATATGCTGCAACAGCTTTTCCTGTTTACATGTGGATGTTTATGATCAGTATCTCAGCTGCCAATGCCGACACATGGGCATCTGAAATAGGGTCTCTTAGTAAGAAGCCGCCGTTTTACCTTTGGACATTAAAGAGAGTAGAAGCGGGTACCTCAGGAGCCGTTTCACTTTTAGGTACAGCAGCCGGAGCAGCCGGAGCTTTTCTTATCGCTGCCGCTTGTTATTTTGCTTTTCCATCCGTGTCGCTGAGTAGTATATTGCTAGTCGGGTGCTTTGGTTTTATTGGAAACGCTATAGACACTCTTCTTGGAGCAAGTGTGCAAGTTCGCTTTCGCTGTCAAAGCTGCGGTATTGAAACGGAACGGAAAGACCATTGCCGTAAACCAACGGTAAAAGAGAAAGGAATAACTTTCTTTAACAATGATGTTGTGAATCTTGCCGCTATTTTGCTTGCTGCTTTTACAGGCGGAATCCTTATCCTGCTTTTACCTATATAA
- a CDS encoding 5-formyltetrahydrofolate cyclo-ligase, which translates to MKSHLRKEMKRVLNLISEEQHEAHSTSIANALYETCLWKEARVIAATVSRNKEVNTKAIIERAWKDGKKVAVPKCNPTTSQMVFYEITNFSQLETVYYGLAEPIVEETVPVSKSSIDLLLVPGVVYSKNGYRIGYGGGYYDRYLTDYTGQKLSLAFECQVVSEVPYESHDIPVEYILTEKELICCESV; encoded by the coding sequence ATGAAATCTCATCTGCGCAAAGAGATGAAGCGCGTTCTTAATTTAATTTCTGAAGAGCAGCACGAGGCACATTCAACAAGCATAGCAAATGCACTGTATGAAACTTGTTTATGGAAAGAAGCTAGAGTCATTGCAGCTACGGTTTCAAGAAATAAAGAAGTTAATACGAAAGCCATCATTGAACGTGCTTGGAAAGATGGAAAGAAAGTAGCTGTTCCAAAATGCAACCCCACAACATCTCAAATGGTTTTCTACGAGATTACGAATTTTTCACAGCTTGAAACAGTGTACTACGGGTTAGCCGAACCAATTGTTGAAGAAACTGTTCCCGTTTCAAAATCTTCAATTGATTTACTCCTTGTGCCTGGCGTAGTATATAGCAAAAATGGATATCGTATCGGCTATGGAGGCGGCTATTACGATCGTTATCTAACAGATTATACCGGACAGAAGCTAAGCCTTGCGTTTGAATGTCAAGTCGTTTCAGAGGTCCCATATGAATCTCATGATATTCCCGTTGAATATATTTTGACAGAGAAGGAGCTTATTTGCTGTGAATCCGTTTGA
- the rpmG gene encoding 50S ribosomal protein L33: MRVNVTLACTETGDRNYITTKNKRNNPDRLELKKYSPRLKKVTLHRETK; the protein is encoded by the coding sequence ATGCGCGTAAACGTTACATTAGCTTGCACTGAAACTGGTGACCGTAATTACATTACAACTAAAAACAAGCGTAATAACCCAGATCGTCTTGAGTTAAAAAAATACAGCCCAAGACTTAAAAAAGTTACACTTCATCGTGAAACAAAGTAA
- a CDS encoding sugar phosphate nucleotidyltransferase, producing the protein MKAIILAGGKGTRLQPLTYTIPKPMLPLYDKPVMEYSIELLKKHGITEIGITLQYRHEQIIEYFGDGSQWGVTLTYFIEKEPLGTAGGIKRAEAFIEEDCIIISGDALTEINLQDVIHFHYEQKSEMTIVTKEVNDVRGYGVVTIDEGHRVTGFVEKPTYEQANSRLINTGVYVIKKSVLDYVNSYGPTDFSFDIIPLLLEYNHTVCSFVTEDYWIDIGQIHHYRQAHYDLWSKWFGNRQESIVSDDALIEEGVTVYDPVYVGENVVIRKGASIGPYTIIGTNSIIEAHAAIDKTILLQNVTVGAESFLYNATIGPYVNVQAMTTYVQDTVAENQVLPQLSVKPDVSIFKNGRLYVHSSVDRERLYNALLLVCKHQGSFCLASDDEGEAIQLRKECFSFLRSNHSAVYDIKKEALPVFRYYMMISQASIGIYIGVDIKNSGLFLEIYDKKGQLVNQLIEKKIERMYLQAKKANVTTSVPLKETRIGNIREEYCDALVKSINQHVLLEDSMRIGVICSPFIQEVVELLCKRLRVHVLFLNKWEKTEEIKRIIKKNKLSFCIQIKEDGETFALYDEKGCSVNDSEIMSLYIYSVYMTKKVAFVPIPIHYSSTLETFAQSLNQSFMRTKAKKRDLLSLLGPVQFQLDAMYALCQLIELIMVQQRRISEMIQYVPHAYMNWRYISCPLEIQEQVMKKLLEEAIGKQVYVIDGLKIYHDRHEWTLILPDGHLPVLNIYSEALNTQTAKKLSAYFVEKIQEYQRV; encoded by the coding sequence TTGAAAGCCATTATACTTGCTGGCGGTAAAGGAACAAGACTGCAGCCCTTGACCTATACGATTCCAAAGCCTATGCTGCCGCTTTACGATAAACCTGTGATGGAATATAGCATTGAACTGCTTAAGAAACACGGAATTACAGAGATTGGGATTACGCTGCAGTATAGGCATGAACAAATTATTGAATACTTTGGGGATGGCTCTCAGTGGGGAGTGACGCTTACTTATTTTATCGAAAAAGAGCCTCTTGGAACAGCGGGCGGAATTAAGCGAGCAGAGGCCTTTATTGAGGAAGACTGTATTATTATTAGTGGAGATGCCTTAACAGAAATTAATCTTCAAGACGTTATTCATTTTCATTATGAACAAAAAAGCGAAATGACCATTGTTACAAAAGAAGTAAACGACGTGCGGGGTTATGGAGTGGTGACGATAGATGAAGGGCATCGAGTCACGGGATTTGTAGAGAAACCGACCTACGAACAGGCCAATAGCCGATTGATTAATACGGGAGTGTATGTGATCAAAAAATCCGTTCTTGATTACGTGAATTCTTATGGTCCTACAGATTTTAGCTTTGACATTATCCCGCTTCTTTTGGAATATAATCATACTGTGTGCAGTTTTGTAACGGAGGATTATTGGATTGATATTGGGCAAATCCACCATTATCGTCAAGCACACTATGATTTGTGGAGCAAGTGGTTTGGCAATAGACAGGAAAGTATTGTCTCAGATGACGCGCTTATAGAAGAAGGGGTGACTGTTTACGATCCGGTTTACGTAGGAGAGAATGTGGTGATTAGAAAAGGTGCTTCAATTGGTCCTTACACGATTATCGGAACCAATAGTATCATAGAAGCACATGCTGCAATCGATAAAACGATTTTGCTTCAAAACGTAACGGTGGGGGCAGAATCGTTTTTATACAACGCTACGATAGGTCCCTATGTAAATGTTCAAGCAATGACTACGTATGTCCAAGATACAGTAGCTGAAAATCAAGTGCTACCTCAACTTTCTGTAAAACCAGATGTTTCTATCTTCAAAAACGGTCGCCTGTATGTACATTCATCTGTTGATCGAGAAAGACTATACAATGCGTTATTACTTGTATGCAAACATCAAGGGTCGTTCTGTCTAGCAAGCGATGATGAAGGAGAAGCCATTCAACTTCGCAAAGAATGCTTTTCTTTTTTACGGAGTAATCATTCAGCTGTGTATGATATTAAAAAAGAAGCTCTTCCGGTATTTCGATATTACATGATGATTTCACAAGCGAGCATTGGTATTTATATTGGTGTGGATATCAAAAACAGCGGCCTTTTTTTAGAAATATATGACAAGAAAGGGCAATTAGTTAATCAGCTTATTGAAAAAAAGATTGAGCGGATGTACCTTCAAGCTAAAAAAGCAAACGTAACGACTTCTGTTCCACTTAAAGAAACAAGAATAGGAAATATCAGGGAAGAATATTGTGATGCTTTAGTAAAATCAATTAATCAGCATGTTTTATTAGAAGATAGTATGCGGATTGGCGTGATTTGTTCGCCGTTTATACAGGAAGTTGTCGAATTATTATGTAAGCGTCTTCGTGTCCATGTGTTGTTTTTAAACAAATGGGAGAAAACAGAAGAAATCAAACGAATAATTAAAAAAAATAAGCTGTCTTTTTGTATTCAGATTAAAGAAGATGGAGAAACATTTGCTCTATATGATGAAAAAGGCTGCAGCGTAAATGATTCAGAAATTATGTCGCTTTATATTTATAGCGTATACATGACAAAAAAAGTAGCATTCGTTCCTATTCCTATACACTATTCATCCACACTAGAAACATTTGCTCAATCTCTCAATCAATCATTTATGAGGACAAAAGCAAAAAAACGTGATTTGCTTAGTCTTTTGGGGCCCGTTCAATTTCAGTTAGATGCCATGTACGCTTTATGTCAGCTGATCGAATTAATCATGGTGCAACAGCGGAGAATTTCTGAAATGATTCAATATGTCCCGCACGCTTATATGAACTGGCGCTATATTTCATGTCCGCTAGAAATTCAAGAACAAGTGATGAAGAAGCTATTAGAAGAAGCAATCGGTAAACAAGTGTATGTAATTGATGGCTTAAAAATTTACCATGATCGCCATGAATGGACGCTTATTTTGCCCGATGGTCACTTGCCTGTATTAAATATTTATTCAGAGGCGTTAAACACTCAGACTGCCAAGAAGCTGTCGGCATATTTTGTAGAAAAAATACAAGAGTATCAAAGAGTGTAA
- a CDS encoding glycosyltransferase, translated as MNSDDCILLTYMHYPLLHVLQAESEYPLFEQVTNEFIPFLDQIESKKLIGATAVMSCVFLNVLNDEEFNTRYAQYLHQFSSRQHQRALTFLKKWDGSLFSACKYFFQHDMMECIPTTVTNAFVSILKTEQTLNLQITEAIRVFQQFFEKKPVGFFIQQGEYTHQVDMLLKSHEMRYTFVKSSTDELKKSPAGIILFPYPKQGKQVEEGTMNKASAVLDLKAKDTLGFQRMQAASGTFQYPLDYARDIQFHQNETLALYGATKSAEFVSENNQLFISTVQKSEAMLDVIDSKHPSVVNAIYQQWLLLSSSDWLYNFEKIRDEYERQVQLFDFLCHEENPRMDSENSFLSGSSFLYSTKEIEPAALSVNQYKGGLSILMLTWEFPPLVIGGLARHVFDLSRALAKAGHHVSVLTTYVEGLPEYERLYGVHVYRVKSLQPHHPDFLTWVNSLNVAMALRGLQLGYKLSFDVIHAHDWLVASAAKCLADKTDRPLITTIHATEHGRNNGIHNDMQQKIHLQEEELIRQSSSIIVCSDYMKKELITLFHVEQDKIAIFPNGIDKQLVVDAVNERLKESLQKKYNFRKAPIIFSIGRIVYEKGFQLFIEAAELFKKKQIDVQFVVAGKGPLLHEFRTQVSEKQLDKYVYFIGYITDNERNQLLQACKMVVFPSLYEPFGIVALEGMVAKKPTIVADTGGLSDIVSHFDTGLTFARGDTLELINCIEFLLKNEKMAAKISENGYRKATTMFSWEKIAIDTSKLFQHHICQDKKRREAKN; from the coding sequence ATGAATAGTGATGACTGTATTCTTTTAACTTATATGCATTATCCGTTGCTACATGTACTTCAAGCAGAGAGTGAGTATCCGCTGTTTGAACAAGTAACGAACGAATTCATCCCTTTTTTAGATCAAATTGAGTCTAAGAAATTGATAGGTGCAACAGCCGTGATGTCTTGTGTGTTTTTGAACGTATTAAACGACGAGGAGTTCAACACTCGTTACGCTCAGTATTTACACCAGTTTTCAAGCCGGCAGCATCAGAGAGCACTCACTTTTTTAAAAAAGTGGGACGGGAGCTTGTTCTCAGCCTGCAAATATTTCTTTCAGCATGACATGATGGAATGTATTCCTACTACCGTAACGAACGCGTTCGTTTCCATCCTTAAAACGGAACAAACATTAAATCTCCAAATTACAGAAGCAATACGTGTTTTTCAACAGTTTTTTGAAAAAAAGCCCGTTGGTTTTTTTATACAGCAAGGAGAGTATACTCATCAAGTAGATATGCTCCTGAAATCTCATGAAATGCGCTATACCTTTGTGAAGTCATCAACAGATGAACTAAAAAAGTCGCCTGCTGGCATTATCTTGTTCCCATATCCTAAGCAAGGAAAACAAGTTGAGGAAGGAACAATGAATAAAGCGAGCGCTGTTTTGGATTTGAAAGCTAAGGACACGCTTGGCTTTCAGCGAATGCAAGCAGCAAGCGGTACATTTCAATATCCTTTAGATTACGCGAGGGATATACAGTTTCACCAAAACGAAACTCTTGCACTCTACGGTGCAACAAAAAGCGCCGAATTTGTCAGTGAGAACAATCAATTGTTTATTTCAACTGTACAGAAGTCAGAGGCGATGCTAGATGTTATCGATTCTAAACATCCTAGCGTGGTGAATGCTATCTACCAACAGTGGCTCCTTTTAAGTAGCAGCGATTGGCTTTATAATTTTGAAAAGATCAGAGATGAATACGAAAGGCAAGTACAACTGTTTGATTTTCTTTGTCACGAAGAGAATCCAAGGATGGATAGTGAAAACAGTTTTCTTTCAGGAAGTTCTTTTTTATACTCTACAAAAGAGATAGAGCCGGCGGCTTTATCAGTAAATCAATATAAAGGCGGTCTCTCCATTCTAATGCTTACATGGGAATTCCCTCCTCTAGTTATCGGAGGACTTGCACGACATGTATTTGATTTATCCAGAGCGTTAGCAAAGGCGGGCCATCACGTTAGTGTATTAACAACGTATGTAGAGGGGCTGCCGGAATATGAGCGTTTATATGGTGTTCACGTTTACCGAGTTAAAAGCCTGCAGCCTCATCATCCGGATTTTTTGACATGGGTAAACAGTTTGAACGTGGCTATGGCTCTTAGAGGACTGCAGTTAGGCTACAAGCTGTCTTTTGACGTTATTCATGCTCATGACTGGCTTGTGGCCTCCGCTGCGAAATGTTTAGCAGATAAAACGGATAGACCGCTAATTACGACCATTCATGCGACAGAACATGGGCGCAATAATGGTATTCATAATGACATGCAGCAGAAAATTCACTTGCAAGAAGAGGAGCTGATTCGACAATCAAGCTCAATCATTGTCTGCAGCGACTATATGAAGAAAGAATTAATCACTTTATTTCACGTAGAACAAGATAAAATTGCTATATTTCCAAATGGAATTGACAAGCAGCTGGTAGTCGACGCAGTAAATGAGCGGTTAAAAGAAAGTTTACAAAAGAAATATAATTTTAGAAAGGCCCCTATTATTTTTTCAATTGGACGAATTGTATATGAAAAAGGATTTCAGCTATTTATTGAAGCAGCGGAACTATTTAAGAAAAAACAAATAGATGTTCAATTCGTTGTGGCGGGAAAAGGGCCTTTACTTCATGAGTTTCGAACACAGGTAAGTGAAAAACAATTAGACAAATACGTGTATTTTATTGGATACATTACCGATAACGAACGAAATCAGCTTCTTCAAGCTTGTAAAATGGTTGTTTTTCCAAGTCTATATGAACCTTTTGGAATTGTGGCTTTAGAGGGGATGGTAGCCAAGAAGCCAACTATCGTTGCCGATACAGGAGGTCTAAGCGATATTGTTTCACATTTCGACACGGGCCTGACGTTTGCCCGAGGAGATACGCTCGAATTAATCAACTGTATTGAATTTTTGTTAAAAAATGAAAAAATGGCTGCGAAAATCAGCGAAAATGGGTATAGAAAAGCAACAACTATGTTTAGCTGGGAAAAAATCGCTATTGATACAAGTAAGCTGTTTCAACATCACATTTGCCAGGATAAAAAAAGGAGGGAGGCAAAAAATTGA
- a CDS encoding DUF4912 domain-containing protein produces MAPNLIQNLNVCIATQLDSSHIYVHWSFSEHIREMVESMFSTRWEELNLAMCTYDITGLHFNGHESNRYYMKGLTPKQDFMFMNSLESERTYVIDIGIQDKEGSFFSLLRSNPVYLMKEQHEQVNVTSLGWMYEPVKVHQGVQNEFSTYSLYSNDLEQVKKQYE; encoded by the coding sequence GTGGCTCCTAATCTTATTCAAAACTTAAATGTGTGTATAGCTACTCAACTTGACTCATCTCATATTTATGTTCACTGGTCGTTTTCAGAGCATATCCGAGAGATGGTAGAAAGTATGTTTTCGACACGGTGGGAAGAATTGAATCTAGCTATGTGTACGTATGATATAACAGGTCTTCATTTTAACGGCCATGAATCAAACCGCTATTATATGAAGGGTCTTACTCCTAAGCAAGACTTCATGTTTATGAATAGCTTGGAAAGTGAGCGCACATATGTAATAGATATTGGTATTCAAGATAAAGAAGGAAGTTTTTTTTCCCTTCTTCGTTCGAATCCGGTTTATTTGATGAAAGAACAACATGAACAAGTGAATGTAACTTCGTTAGGCTGGATGTACGAACCTGTAAAAGTTCACCAGGGTGTTCAAAATGAATTTAGCACATATTCCTTATATTCAAATGACTTGGAGCAGGTGAAGAAGCAATATGAATAG
- the phoU gene encoding phosphate signaling complex protein PhoU, translating to MVVREKFHGDLKILREKLLEIGRLTHEALSKSIEALQTSNVELALEIIDGDAYVDDLEEEINDLAILLIAKQQPVAIDLRRIIVAIKIASDVERMADFAVNVAKSAIRIGNEELIKPLEHVKKMHDISIEMLSLSLKAYHEEDLVLAKKVAEMDDEVDELYGITIKELLSLAKEKQEAMNQITQLLFVARYLERMADHTTNVAESVFYLVKGKRYDLNE from the coding sequence GTGGTTGTACGCGAAAAGTTTCATGGTGATTTAAAGATATTACGTGAAAAATTATTAGAAATAGGGCGCTTAACGCATGAGGCGCTATCAAAATCAATTGAAGCGTTGCAAACAAGCAACGTTGAGCTGGCGCTAGAAATCATCGACGGCGATGCATACGTTGATGATTTAGAAGAAGAAATCAATGACCTAGCTATCTTGCTTATTGCAAAGCAGCAGCCGGTGGCTATCGATTTAAGACGTATCATTGTGGCAATTAAAATTGCTTCGGATGTTGAGCGTATGGCAGATTTTGCGGTTAACGTAGCAAAATCAGCTATACGAATTGGAAATGAAGAATTAATTAAGCCGTTAGAACATGTGAAGAAAATGCACGATATTTCGATTGAAATGCTGAGTCTTTCGTTAAAAGCTTATCACGAGGAAGATCTTGTTTTAGCTAAAAAGGTAGCGGAAATGGACGATGAAGTGGATGAGCTTTACGGAATAACAATCAAAGAACTTTTAAGTCTTGCTAAGGAAAAACAGGAGGCCATGAACCAAATTACACAGCTTTTATTTGTAGCCCGCTATTTAGAGCGTATGGCTGATCATACCACTAACGTAGCAGAAAGCGTATTTTACCTTGTAAAAGGCAAACGCTACGATTTAAATGAATAG
- the pstB gene encoding phosphate ABC transporter ATP-binding protein PstB has translation MELTNKEKVNTPQIKEIVYKTKGLNLWYGNTHALKNIDLDIHANEVTAIIGPSGCGKSTYIKTLNRMVEMTPIVRTSGEIEYRGKNIFDKSYHVEELRTQVGMVFQKPNPFPKSIYDNIAYGPRIHGVRNKKKLDEIVEKSLRGAAIWDEVKDRLNQNANGLSGGQQQRICIARCLAIEPDVILMDEPTSALDPISTLKVEELVQELKKDFSIIIVTHNMQQAARISDKTAFFLNGEVVEYAETDKIFSMPADKRTEDYITGRFG, from the coding sequence ATGGAATTGACTAACAAAGAAAAAGTAAATACTCCGCAAATAAAAGAAATTGTATATAAAACAAAAGGTTTGAATTTATGGTATGGCAACACACATGCCTTAAAAAATATTGATTTAGACATTCATGCTAACGAAGTTACCGCGATCATCGGTCCATCAGGCTGCGGAAAATCAACATATATTAAAACGTTAAATCGTATGGTAGAAATGACCCCAATTGTCCGTACATCAGGTGAAATTGAATATAGAGGGAAAAATATTTTTGATAAATCGTACCATGTGGAAGAGCTGCGCACGCAAGTAGGAATGGTTTTCCAAAAGCCAAATCCGTTCCCAAAATCTATTTATGATAATATTGCGTACGGTCCAAGAATTCATGGCGTTCGCAACAAGAAAAAACTAGATGAAATTGTTGAAAAAAGTTTACGAGGAGCAGCTATTTGGGACGAAGTTAAAGATCGTTTGAATCAAAATGCGAATGGGTTGTCAGGTGGACAACAGCAGCGTATCTGTATTGCTCGCTGCTTGGCTATTGAACCCGACGTTATTTTAATGGATGAGCCTACTTCTGCACTCGATCCAATTTCAACATTAAAAGTAGAAGAGTTAGTACAAGAATTAAAGAAAGACTTCAGCATTATTATTGTTACACATAATATGCAGCAAGCGGCACGTATTTCAGATAAAACAGCATTTTTCTTAAATGGAGAAGTGGTAGAGTACGCAGAAACAGATAAAATCTTCTCAATGCCAGCTGATAAACGCACAGAAGATTATATTACAGGTCGTTTTGGTTAA
- a CDS encoding peptidoglycan D,D-transpeptidase FtsI family protein, whose amino-acid sequence MKKKKRRKSHVPFRVNLLFLTVFALFSVLILRLGLVQIVYGENYEREVEKTQDVTVSTPVPRGKMYDRYNRVIVDNTSLNTITYTRFQGNTAEERLRIAKKLATMIDVPYTTNVIDIPENKKNKDAKNVVKITERDMKDYWIMLHPKEAEQKITQADRKKVQDGEMTDDELYQRQLDRISKKDLESLKSDLEVLAIKRQMEAGYSNTPQIVKSGVTNEEYAVVSEHLDELPGVDTTTYWDRSYPENSTLRTLLGNVSSANEGLPKDKVQYYLSRGYSRNDQVGTSYLEKQYEAQLSGQKEKVQYVTDKKGNLLDTIQVSKGERGSDLVLTIDMELQKAVEKQITDQLLAKKQMKGTQFLDRAFVIMMDPHTGEILTMAGKKYTIDKKTGAPKIEDFALGNISTSYTMGSVVKGATVLAGLDSGAIKPSTVFVDEPLKIKGTPVKKSAEAEGLGPLTYSSALKYSSNVFMFKTVMAMAGLQYHKNMTLPIKPDTFSELRSYYSQFGLGVSTGIDLDNESTGVQGGSDVPGTALDLGIGQYDTYTPLQLVQYTSAIANGGYRIKPQLVKEIRKPTIKTDEIGGTQHSFEPDVLNRITMKDEYIKDVQNGFKRVTQEQGGTGYAAFHTANYNPAGKSGTAQAYEKNPSGGDPIKVNNSNFVAFAPANDPEIAVAVVVPSAFVPSAPNTITKELARSALDTYFDLKKKGEQEVKDQEENQQAVIANDAN is encoded by the coding sequence ATGAAAAAGAAAAAAAGAAGAAAAAGTCACGTGCCTTTTCGTGTGAACTTACTTTTCTTGACCGTATTTGCCCTATTTTCCGTATTAATTTTGCGGTTGGGACTTGTTCAAATTGTGTACGGTGAGAATTACGAACGAGAAGTCGAAAAAACACAGGACGTTACAGTCAGTACGCCTGTTCCTCGAGGGAAAATGTACGATCGTTATAACCGCGTAATTGTAGATAATACCTCTTTAAATACGATTACATATACTCGTTTTCAAGGAAATACAGCTGAAGAAAGGCTGCGCATCGCTAAAAAGTTAGCCACTATGATTGATGTTCCTTACACCACAAATGTGATTGATATTCCAGAAAATAAAAAGAATAAAGACGCTAAAAATGTGGTAAAAATTACAGAACGCGATATGAAGGATTATTGGATTATGCTTCACCCAAAAGAAGCGGAACAGAAAATTACGCAAGCTGATCGCAAAAAAGTTCAAGATGGTGAAATGACTGATGACGAACTGTATCAACGTCAGTTAGACCGCATCTCTAAAAAAGATTTAGAAAGTCTAAAGAGTGATTTAGAAGTTCTCGCTATTAAGCGCCAAATGGAAGCAGGTTATTCTAACACGCCCCAAATTGTTAAGAGCGGTGTGACAAATGAAGAGTATGCCGTTGTAAGTGAGCACTTAGATGAACTTCCAGGTGTTGATACAACAACGTATTGGGATCGCTCATACCCAGAAAACAGTACGCTTCGTACTTTGCTTGGAAATGTATCATCTGCCAACGAAGGATTGCCTAAAGATAAAGTCCAGTATTACTTGTCAAGAGGCTATAGCCGAAATGACCAAGTTGGGACGAGCTATTTAGAGAAGCAATACGAAGCTCAGCTCAGCGGTCAAAAAGAAAAAGTCCAATATGTAACAGATAAAAAAGGAAATCTCCTTGATACAATTCAAGTGTCTAAAGGTGAACGCGGCAGTGATTTGGTTTTAACTATTGATATGGAGCTTCAAAAAGCGGTAGAAAAACAAATTACGGATCAGCTTTTAGCCAAAAAGCAAATGAAAGGAACGCAATTTTTAGACCGTGCTTTTGTTATTATGATGGATCCTCACACAGGAGAAATCTTAACAATGGCAGGTAAAAAATACACCATTGATAAGAAGACTGGAGCGCCTAAAATAGAAGATTTTGCATTAGGAAATATTTCAACATCTTATACAATGGGCTCTGTTGTAAAAGGAGCAACGGTTTTAGCCGGCTTAGATTCAGGAGCTATTAAGCCAAGCACAGTGTTCGTTGATGAACCTTTAAAAATTAAAGGAACACCGGTTAAGAAATCAGCTGAGGCTGAAGGGTTAGGACCCTTAACGTATTCGTCTGCGTTAAAATATTCATCCAACGTATTTATGTTTAAAACGGTAATGGCTATGGCTGGGTTACAGTATCATAAAAATATGACTTTACCGATTAAACCCGATACATTCAGCGAACTGCGTTCTTACTACAGTCAGTTCGGCTTAGGCGTATCAACAGGCATAGACCTTGATAACGAATCAACAGGTGTCCAAGGTGGAAGCGATGTTCCAGGTACGGCGCTTGATTTAGGAATTGGTCAGTATGATACGTACACGCCGCTGCAGCTTGTTCAATATACTTCTGCAATAGCTAATGGAGGCTATCGCATCAAGCCGCAGCTAGTAAAAGAAATCCGAAAACCAACGATTAAAACCGATGAAATTGGCGGTACGCAGCATTCATTTGAACCTGATGTATTAAATCGTATCACGATGAAAGACGAATACATTAAAGATGTTCAAAATGGTTTTAAACGCGTTACGCAAGAACAAGGCGGTACAGGGTATGCAGCTTTCCATACAGCGAACTATAATCCTGCTGGTAAATCAGGAACGGCACAAGCCTATGAGAAAAACCCAAGCGGAGGGGATCCGATTAAAGTTAATAATTCAAACTTTGTGGCCTTTGCTCCGGCAAATGATCCTGAAATTGCAGTAGCTGTCGTGGTACCATCGGCATTTGTGCCAAGTGCACCAAATACCATTACAAAAGAGCTTGCTCGTTCTGCGCTCGATACGTATTTTGATTTAAAGAAAAAAGGTGAACAAGAAGTAAAAGATCAAGAAGAGAATCAACAGGCTGTCATTGCAAACGACGCCAATTGA